From Zingiber officinale cultivar Zhangliang chromosome 5B, Zo_v1.1, whole genome shotgun sequence, the proteins below share one genomic window:
- the LOC121986527 gene encoding probable aquaporin PIP2-6 yields the protein KSPPLPTAGPKSCLLLLARAERQGKEIREMSKEVVGKAEHPPVKDYHDPPPAPLFDFGELRLWSFYRALIAEFVATLLFLYVSVATVIGYKVQSQGDECGGVGTLGIAWAFGGMIFILVYCTAGISGGHINPAVTLGLFLARKVSLVRAVLYMVAQCLGAICGVGIVKGIMKHQFNQFGGGANSVALGYSKGTALGAEIIGTFVLVYTVFSATDPKRSARDSHVPVLAPLPIGFAVFMVHLATIPITGTGINPARSFGAAVIYNHSKPWHDHWIFWVGPFVGALAAAVYHQFVLRAAAVKALGSFRSTRSI from the exons AAATCGCCTCCTCTCCCAACTGCAGGTCCAAAGAGCTGCCTGCTTCTGCTGGCTAGAGCTGAGAGGCAGGGGAAAGAGATAAGAGAGATGTCGAAGGAGGTGGTTGGGAAGGCGGAGCACCCGCCGGTGAAGGACTACCATGACCCGCCTCCTGCTCCTCTGTTTGATTTTGGGGAGCTCAGGCTCTGGTCATTCTACAGGGCGCTCATCGCCGAGTTCGTCGCTACCCTGCTCTTCCTTTACGTTTCGGTGGCCACCGTCATCGGGTACAAAGTCCAGTCGCAGGGAGATGAGTGCGGCGGCGTCGGCACCCTGGGCATCGCTTGGGCCTTCGGTGGCATGATCTTTATCCTTGTCTACTGCACCGCCGGCATCTCAG GCGGGCACATCAACCCGGCGGTGACGCTTGGGCTGTTCCTGGCACGGAAGGTGTCGCTGGTGCGCGCGGTGCTTTACATGGTGGCGCAGTGCCTGGGCGCCATCTGCGGCGTGGGGATCGTGAAGGGCATCATGAAGCATCAATTCAACCAGTTCGGCGGCGGCGCGAACTCTGTGGCCTTGGGCTACTCGAAGGGCACCGCGCTCGGCGCCGAGATCATCGGTACTTTCGTCCTCGTCTACACCGTCTTCTCCGCCACGGACCCCAAGCGCAGCGCGCGCGATTCCCACGTCCCG GTCCTGGCTCCCCTGCCCATCGGTTTTGCAGTGTTTATGGTGCATTTGGCGACGATTCCCATCACCGGCACCGGCATCAACCCCGCGAGGAGTTTTGGAGCCGCCGTCATCTACAACCATAGCAAGCCATGGCATGACCAC TGGATCTTTTGGGTCGGTCCTTTCGTCGGAGCACTTGCGGCGGCCGTGTACCACCAGTTCGTGCTGAGAGCGGCGGCCGTCAAGGCCTTGGGATCGTTCCGGAGCACCCGCAGCATATAA